ACTGCGTGGTGATCTCGAGGAGATGTTCGGCGCCGGCGATCCCGGCGACCGCGATGCCCATCCGCTCCTGCGCGAGATTGGTCATCAGATGGATGAAAGCGCCGTTGAGTTCGCCGAGCAGGTTCTCTTTGGGGACGCGTACGTCGTTGAAGAACAGCTCCGCGGTGTCCTGGGACTTCTGGCCGATCTTGTCGAGATTGCGGCCGCGCTCGAACCCTTCCGCTCCGCGCTCGACGACCAGCAGCGAGAGGCCCTTGGCCCCGCCCTCCGGGGTGGTCTTTGCGACGACGATCACCAGGTCGGCGAGGATTCCGTTGGAGATGAAGGTCTTGGAGCCGCCCAGGACCCAGTGGTCTCCGCGGTCCTCGGCGCTGGTGCGGATGCCCTGGAGGTCGGAACCGGCACCCGGCTCGGTCATCGCGATGGCGGTGATGATCTCGCCACTGCAGAAGCCGGGCAGCCAGCGCCGCTTCTGCTCCTCGGTGGCGAGGCCGGTGAGGTACGGGCCGATGATGTCGTTGTGCAGTCCGAGTGCGAGTCCGGCCACGCCTGCGCGCGTGAACTCCTCGGCCAGGACGGCGCTGTAGCGGAAGTCGGCGTTCCCGCCGCCTCCGTACTCTTCGGGCACGGCCAGACCGAGCAGGCCCTGCCTCCCTGCCGCCAGCCAGGCGTCGCGGCTGACGATGCCGTTTTTCTCCCACTGCTCGTAGTGCGGAAGGACCTCCTTCGCGAGGAAGGTGCGCACGGTTTCGCGAAAGGCGTCGTGCTCGGCGGTGAAGATCTGACGCTTCAACAGTCCTCCTCGGACTCTGTCCCGGTGAGGTCGGGCAGTTGCCAGTCGCGGGCCACATCGGCGGTGTCGGCGCCCGGCTGGGCGGGCCCCCGGTCCACGGAGCCGGGCGTGGCCGAGAAGCGGGGTGCGGGCGCGGGCTGGGTGATTCCGCCGTGGTCGACGAAGGTTCCGCGGGCTGCGAGATGGGGGTGCGAGGGGGCTTCACTCAGGGAGAGCACGGGTGCGACGCAGGCGTCCGAGCCCTCGAAGACCGCCGTCCATTCCTCGCGGGTCCTGGTTCTGAAGCGGGCGGCGACGGCGGCACGCAGTTCGCCCCAGCGGGCGAAGTCCTTACGGGCCGGAGCCTCGTCCTTGATGCCGAGCAGTTCGATGAACTCGTTGTAGAACTGCTGCTCCAGCGCCCCGACGGCCATGTACTGGCCGTCCGAGGTCTCGTAGTTCCCGTAGAAGGGGCAGCCTCCGTCGAGGAGGTTCGCCCCGCGCCGGTCCTGCCAGCCGCCGGCCGCCATCATTCCGTGGATCATCGTGGCGAGATGGGCGGCTCCGTCGACGATGGCCGCGTCCACGACCTGGCCGGATCCCCCCTCGGTCCGCGCGTAGTGCAGGGCCGCGAGGACTCCGACGACGAGATAGAGCGAGCCGCCCGCGTAGTCGCCGACGAGATTGGCCGGGACGGCGGGCGGCTCGTCGGGCTTGCCGATCATGCCGAGCGTGCCGCTGACGGCGATGTACGCGATGTCGTGGCCGGCACGCTGGGCGAGCGGTCCCCCCTGGCCCCAGCCGGTCATCCGCCCGTAGACCAGCTTCGGATTGCGCTCCAGGCATTCCTGCGGCCCGACGCCGAGCCGCTCCGCGACGCCGGGACGGTAGCCCTCGATCAGTACGTCGGCCCGCTCGACCATGTCGAGGACCCTGGCCGGGCCGTCGGCGGCCTTGAGATCGAGGAGGACGGAGCGCTTGTTGCGGTTGGTGAGGTCGTACGCCGGATCAATCGCGAGCCCCGAACCGCCGGGCCGGTCGACCCGTACGACATCGGCGCCCAGATCGGCCAGGAGCATGGCGGCGAACGGACCGGGCCCGATGCCCGCCAGTTCGACCACCCGCACCCCGGCGAGCGGGCCGTTCCCCATCGCTGCCATCGAGCCCCCAGCACTGCTTGTGACACAACTGATGTAACACCAGCGATGGTAAGAACACGTTCCACCCGGCACAAGGGTCTGGGCCGAGCAAGCGCTTAGAATTGGCCGTAGCCTACACGCGCCTTCTGACCGAAATCATGCCTTTCCGGCGGATGTCGTCGAGGTAAGCCGGTGTTCACCGCGCCGGAGCGCCTCCCGCCCTCACCTGGCCCGCCGCCGTCTTGACGGCTCTGGACACCTCGTCGGCACGCGAGAGTCCGGGGGCCAGCCAGTGGTAGGTGCCCACGGCCATGACCCTGGCCCGCGAACCGTCCGTCAGCCGGATGTCCACCGCGCCGTGGCCCGGAGCGGCGGATGCGACCTCCGTCAGGGAAATGTGCCGGTCGGCGACCAGATTGCGGACAACGACCTCGTCGTCGGTCAGGGACACCCGGCGGTTGAAGGCGAGCAGCAGCAGATAGCCGGAGAAGACGATCAGCACCCCCGCCATGCCGTAGAGCTGGCCCACCCCCTCGTCGGCGGTCGCGGCGAGTGCCAGCAGTGCGGCGCCCGCGACGAGCCCGCACACCGCGAGCGCGGTGTGGAACCACCGCAACAGGCGGTGGGGACGCCATGTACGCATGTCTTCACGCTAGATCCGGCCCCGGGGCCGGGCATGTTACCGATGGGAAACGCATCTTCTTCCCAGGACCGTTCGCACGCTAGCCTCAGCCACCGACATGACCGCGGGGGCAACGGCGGAGGAGCCATTGAACAGGCAGAACGGGACCGATCGCGCACAGCGCCCGTACGACATCGTGCTCTTTGGGGCGACGGGTTTCGTCGGCGTGCTCACCGCGGAGTACCTCGCGGCACACGCGCCCGACGGCTGCCGCTGGGCCGTCGCGGGCCGCAGCCGGGAGAAGCTGGAGCAGCTGCGTGAGCGTCTTGCCGCCAAGCACCCCGGCTGCGCCGGGCTGCCGCTGATCGAGGCGGACGTGAACGATCCCGAGGCGCTTCGCCAACTCGCCGAGTCCGCCCGTGTGGTGGCCACGACCGTGGGCCCCTACCTGCTGTACGGCGAGGCACTGGTCGCCGCGTGCGCGGAGGCCGGGACCGACTACGTCGACCTGACTGGCGAGCCCGAGTTCGTGGACCTGATGTACCTACGTCATGACGCGCGGGCCAGGGAGACCGGGGCCCGGCTGATCCACGCCTGTGGCTTCGACTCGGTACCGCACGACCTGGGCGCGTACTTCACCGTCCAGCAGCTGCCCGAGGACGTGCCGCTGCGCGTCGACGGGTTCGTACGCTCCAACGCCTCCTTCTCCGGCGGGACTCTCGCCTCCGCGCTGAACGCCATGGGCCGGGGCCGGCAGATGCTGCGGGCCGCGCACGAGCGGCGGCTGCACGAGCCGCGACTGGTGGGACGACGTGCGCGGGCGCCGCTCGGCGGGCCACGGTTCAGCCGCGAGACCGGGGCCTGGGCGCTGCCGCTGCCGACGGTCGACGCGCAGATCATCGCGCGCTCGGCTCGGTCGCTGAAGCGGTACGGCCCGGACTTCCGCTACCGGCACTACGCGGCGGTCCGCACACTGCCGATGGCAGCGGGCGGTGCCGCGGCCGTGGGTACGCTCTTCGCGCTGGCCCAACTGCCGCCCGCACGGCGCTGGTTGTCGGAGCGGATCAAGCCGGGCGAGGGTCCGGACGAGCGGCGACGGGCGAAAAGCTGGTTCTCGGTGCGTTTCGTGGGCGAGGGCGGCGGCCGCACGGTGTTCACCGAGGTGTCGGGCGGCGATCCGGGCTACGGCGAGACGGCGAAGATGCTCGCCGAGTCCATGCTGTGCCTGGCCTACGACCAACTGCCTGACACCTCCGGGCAGGTGACCACGGCGGTGGCGATGGGTGATGCGCTGCTGGAGCGGCTTCAGGCGGCGGGTATCCGCTTCCGGGTGGCCGCCACCCGCTGAGCCGTCGGCCGGGGCGGTCAGGCGGTCAGGCGGTCAGGCGGTCGGGCGGTCAGGCGGTCAGGCGGTCAGGCGGTCAGGGCCGTGTAGACCATGGATCCCACCCAGGCGAAGCCCGCCAGCGCGCCCAGGATGAGCACCGCCGTCACGATCCGCTCCACGGGGTGGCTGGTCTCGGTCGCACTGTGCGTCGTGTGTGAAGTCATGCGTGGGAGCTTGCCGATCACGGCTCGCTCCCCGCATCCGCGTTGCTACTCAGATCACCGCCCGGGTACGTGAGTACGAGGTACCCGGGCGGTGCTCTCCGCGAGAGCACGCCGGCAGAGGCGGTCGGCCAGGCGCGTCGATTCGGGGAGCCGGTATCGGGACGCGAGGTGGAGGGTGTGCGCGCAGGCGTTGTCGAGCGTGGTTCGGTGGCCGACCGAGACGAAGACCGGCTTGACGTCGTCCTGGGTGCGCAGCGCCCGGCCGACCTCCTCGCCGTCATCGGCCAGCAGGGCGGCGAAGTCGCCGCGCCGCGGCCCCAGTTCGCCGTAGCTGAAGACGAAAGGGTTCTTGGCGACGCCGATCACGGGCAGCCCGGTCAGCACACCCAGATGTGAGGCGAGCCCGAGACGGCGGGGATGCGCCCGGCCGTAGCCGTCGCAGACGACAAGTCCGGGATCCGATGTGAGGGATTCCAGGACGGCGAGCACGGTCGGGATCTCCCGGAAGGCCAGCAGCCCGGGAACGTACGGGAAGGCCACCCGCCCGAGGGCCGTGGCCTCTTCGACGACGGTGAGCGTCGCGGCATCCAGGACGACGGCCGCCGCGGCCACGACGTCGCGGTCGTCGTCGTAGGCGACATCGACGCCCGTCACCAGGCCGGTGGCGGGCGGCGGCCCCGGCTGGTCGAAGACGACGCGCGTGCGCAGTTCGTCCTGGACGGCCAGGGCGGCGGCCTCGTCGGCGGGCCAGTGCGGGGGCGTCTCGATGATCTTCATAGTGACGCCCAGCCTACGACCCGGATCGCACCCTACGAGGGCGTCCCGGCCTGCGGGTGCCCCTCGCACCGTGTCGCGTAGCCTGGCGATCATGTTTGTACTGGAATTGACCTACACCGCACCCGTCGAGCGCGTCGACGAGCTCCTCGACGCGCATGTGGCCTGGCTGGACGCGCTGTACGAGGAGGGCGTGTTCATCGCGTCGGGCCGCAAGAATCCCCGGGACGGCGGGGTGATCCTGGCCGTGGGGGACGACCGCGCGACGATCGAGAAGATCGCGGCGGCCGACCCCTTCACGGTGGGCGGCGTGTGCGAGTACCGGATCACCGAGTTCATCGCGACCAAGACCGCGCCCGAACTCGCCCCGTACCGCCAGCAGTTGCCCTCCTAGCACGATGGACGGGCGTGGCTCAGAACTCCAGCCGTGCGGCTCAGAACTCCAGCCGTGCCACGCGGCCCTTCTCGCCCGAGGCCCAGCAGCCGAAGTCGGCCGTGCAGTCGACGGTGTCGTACGAACCGGTGTCGACCGTGCGCCAGCTGCGGCCGCCGTCCAGGGTCAGGTCGGTCCCGGTCGGGCCGACGGCGAGCGCCGCCGAACGGCTGTGCGGCAGCCAGGTCACGCCCGAGCGGTAGGCGGGCGGGGGTGTCTTCGCCTGCTGCCAGCTGCGGCCGCCGTCGCCGCTGACCGCTCCGGCGCTCGGGGATGTCTGGTCGGGGCGGTAGTCACCGCCGACGGCGATGCCGTGGGCGCGGTCGTTGAAGGCGAGCGCGAAGACTCCGCGGGCCGGGTCCCCCGCCGGGATGGTCGTGTGGGTGGCGCTCCAGTGGAGGCCGCGGTCGGAGGAGTGCAGCACGCGCGCGGTCGCGCCGCCGCCGGTGGCCAGCCAGACGTCCTTGGGCCCTGAGCTGACCAGGCACTGGCCGCTGGCCGCGAAGGCCGCCTCGCCCGGCAGCGCATCGGGCATCCCGGCGCTCGGCAGCACCTTCCACGACTTTCCGCCGTCGCCGGTCGACAGGATGCGGTACTTGCCGTCCACCGGATCGCTCATCGCCAGGCCGTGGCGGTTGTCGAAGAAGGTGATGCAGTCGTAGAAGGCCTTCGGGTCGGTGTTACGGAAGGACTCGGACCAGCTCGCGCCGCCGTCGTCGGTGCGCAAGACCCGGGACGCCTCGCCCTCGCCGATGGCCAGCACCACGGCCCGCCTGCCGTCGAAGGCCTCGATGTCGCGGAACTCCAGCCCGCCCGCTCCCGGCGGAGAGACGTCTCGCCAGCTGCGCCCCCCGTCCGCCGTGCGCAGGACCGTGCCTTTGGATCCCGCCACCCAGGCGGTCCGCCGGCTGACCGCCGCGAGGCCGCGGAACCGTACGTCGGTGCCTGTGTTCTTCAGGTTCCAGGCGGGCCTCTCCCCGGCCGTCGTCTCTTCCGCTTGTTGAGTCGCCTGTGCCGGGGCGGCCAGTGCGGCGGCGACCGCCGCCGCGCACAGCCCCACCGACACCATTCGTCGCGTCTTCCCCTTGGACGTCATGGCGCTGGAAGCTAACCCACGGGCATGAGCCCGTCCAGGGTGCGGTCCGACGGCGGCGGTGACACAGGTCACTCCTACTTCGGATGCACGGATTCCGTCGTTCCGACGTCTCTGACGGTGTCAGCCAGACGTCAGCGAGCCGCGCACGAAGGAGCAGGCCTTGTCCACCGTCATCGAGCAGGCCGTGCAGGCCCGCCTGGTCGCCTCGGCGCCCCAGATGGAGACTGTTCCCGCCACGCTGCGTTACGACCGCGAGGACCCCTTCGCCGTACGGATGGCCTTCCCGCCCCCCGCGACCCTGGAGGGCAATGAAGTGTCGTGGGCCTTCTCGCGCGAGCTGCTCACGGCGGGAGTCGACGGACCGGCCGGCGTCGGCGACGTGCGCGTCAGACCCTTTGGCTTCGACCGCACGGTCCTGGAGTTCCACGCCCCCGAAGGCGTTGCGATGGTGCACATCCGCACCAGCGAGGTGCGCCGTTTCCTCAAGCGCGTCCAGGGCATGGTCCCCCGCGGCCGTGAGCACATCTATCTCGATCTCGACCACAACCTGGCCGAGCTGCTGCGCGACGCCTGCTGACGTCGGCGTTCCCCCTTCCCTGATATTTCATTGACAGCCATCGGACCCCCTCCTACGGTGTACAGCGGTTCTGTTGCCGCCCGAATGGAGAAGGACGTTGCTCGTCTGAGGTCTTGAGACACCGTGCGTCACAGCTGCTCTTGTCACGCTGTGCGCTCCGCGTGCGACCTCGGCATTCGAGCCGTCCTCCCCTGCCGGGACCTGTTCCATCCCCTTTGTGTCCCCCGGCGGCCGTCGCCCGCGCCCAGGTGTCTCCACCCGTTGCCCTCACCCCTCTTCACGCAACCGGGAGACCCGTATGTCTACTGCCCCCACCCACATCACCTGCTCCTCGCTCACTTTCGCCTGGCCGGACGGCACCGGCGTCTTCGACGACTTCCAGCTGGCGGTCGGTCCGGGCAGAACCGGGCTGATCGGTCTCAACGGGTCAGGAAAGTCAACGCTGTTGAAGCTGATCGCCGCCGAACTGACGCCGACGGACGGCACGGTCCGCACCACGGGCGAGGTCGGCTATCTGGCACAGGACCTCGTCCTCGACACGGCGCTACGGGTGGACGAAGTGCTGGGCATCGCCCGCACGCGCGCCGCCCTGCACGCCATCGAGGCGGGCGACCCGAGCGAGGAACACTTCACGACGGTCGGTGACGATTGGGACGTCGAGGAGCGGGCTCACGCCACCCTCGACCAGCTCGGGCTCGGCCGCATCGGGCTGGAGCGCACCATCGGCGAAGTCTCGGGCGGCGAGGGCGTCCTGCTGCGGCTGGCTGCTCTGCTGCTGGCCCGGCCCGGCGTGCTGCTGCTCGACGAGCCGACCAACAACCTCGATCTGTACGCGCGCCGAAGGCTGTACGAGGCCGTCGCCTCCTGGTCCGGCGTGATGGTCGTGGTCAGCCACGACCGTGAACTGCTGGAGCGGGTCGACCAGATCGCCGATCTGCGCGACGGGGAGGTCAGGTGGTACGGCGGCAACTTCTCCGCGTACGAGGAGGCACTCGCCGTCGAGCAGGACGCCGCGGAGCGGATGGTGCGCGTCGCCGAGGCGGACATGCAGCGGCAGAAGCGCGAACTGGCCGATTCCCACGTGAAGTTGGCGCGACGCAAGCGGTTCGGGCAGAAGAGTTATGAGAACCGGCGCGTACCCAAGATCATCGCCAATGCCCGCAAGGCCGAGGCCCAGGTCTCGGCGGGCAAACTCCGCCTCATGCACGAAGGCAGGCTCGCCGAGGCCAGGGAACGCCTCGACGAGGCTGTGGACGCGGTGCGCGACGACGACGAGATCCGCATCGAGCTGCCGTTCACCACGGTCCATCCGGGCCGGGACGTTCTGCGCCTGAGCGAGCTGCGGCTGCGCTACGGAGCCGAGGTGAGGGGAGAGTTCGAAATCCGCGGCCCCGAGAGGGTCGCGCTGCTCGGGCGCAACGGAGCGGGCAAGACGACGCTCCTGAGGACCATCGCAGGCGAGCTGGAGCCGCTCGCGGGTGAGGCCGTGGCGCAGGTCCCGGTGCGTTTTCTGCCGCAGCGGCTCGATGTGCTGGACGACGAGCTGAGCGTGGTGGAGAACGTGGCGCGGTTCGCGCCCGACGCCACCAACAACCGGATCAGGGCGCGGCTGGCCCGCTTTCTCTTCCGGGGCGCGCGGGCCGACCAGCTTGCCGGGACGCTGTCGGGCGGTGAGCGGTTCCGCGCCGCACTTGCCGCGCTGCTGCTCGCCGAACCGGCGCCGCAGCTGGTGATGCTGGACGAGCCGACGAACAATCTGGACATGGCGAGCGTCCGGAAGCTGACGGCGGCCCTGGAGTCGTACGAGGGAGCGCTGATCGTGGCGAGCCACGATGTGCCGTTCCTGGACTCGATCGGCATCACGCGCCGGCTGTTGCTGGACGGCGAACTGCGCGACATCACGCCGGGCGAGGTACGGGAGGGGGCGCCGGGTCGCTGACACGGTCCGTAGGGATTCCATCACCCGAGCGCGGCGGGTCATGATGGGCGCCACCAGCCCCGTATCCCCCTGGAGAACCCCTCGTGCCCAGCAGGAAAGCCTTGATCCGCCGCCCCAGCCCGCGTCTCGCCGAGGGTCTGGTCACCCATGTCGAGCGCTCCCCTGTCGACGTCGAACTGGCGCTGGAACAGTGGGAGACGTACGCCGAGACCTTGCGTGAGCACGGTTGGGAGACCGTCGAGACGGAACCGGCCGACGACTGCCCGGACGGTGTGTTCATCGAGGACACGGTGGTGATGTTCCGCAATGTCGCGCTGATCGCCCGGCCGGGGGCCGAGTCCCGCAGGCCGGAGACGGCGGCCGTCGAGGAGACCGTGGCTCGCCTGGGCTGCTCGGTGAACTGGGTGTGGGAGCCGGGCACGCTCGACGGCGGAGATGTGCTCAAGGTCGGCGACACGATCTACGTGGGGCGCGGCGGGCGTACGAACGCGGCGGGCGTGCAGCAGCTGCGCGCCACGTTCGAGCCGCTGGGCGCCCGGGTCGTGGCGGTGCCGGTGACCAAGGTGCTGCATCTGAAGTCGGCGGTGACCGCGCTGCCCGACGGGGCCGTCATCGGCTACCCGCCGCTGGTGGACACCCCCACTGTCTTCCCGCGCCACCTGCCCGTGCCGGAGGAGTCGGGGGCGCATGTGGTGCTCCTCGGCGGCGGGAAGCTGCTGATGGCGGCGAGCGCGCCGAAGACGGCAGAGCTGTTCACGGATCTCGGCTACCAGCCCGTGATGGTGGACATCAGCGAGTTCGAGAAGCTCGAAGGCTGCGTGACCTGCCTCTCCGTACGCGTCCGCGACCTGTACGCATAACGGAACGTAACCGGACATCCGTCATCCGGGCTTGGCCGGGGGCTTACTGCGGCCTTAACCTACGGTCTCGTAACCTACGAATACGTAGGTAACTGTCCCGTCCCCCTGGAGCACCCGTGACGATCACCTCTCCCCACCTCGGCAGTTCGGAAGCGTGGACTGACGCCCGACTGCTGTACGCGCTGGAAGAGGTGGTGGAGAAGGAGCTCAACCGCCATCTCAAGGTCGCCAAGGACTGGATGCCGCACGAGTACGTCCCGTTCGGCGACGGCCGCAACTTCCCCGGCTTCTTCGAGGACGGCCAGGCCTGGGAGTCCGAGCAGTCCAAGGTCACCGACATCGGCCGGATCGCGCTGGTGGTGAACCTGCTGACCGAGGACAACCTCCCCAGCTACCACCACGAGATCGCCTCGCTCTTCGGCCGCGACGGCGCCTGGGGCACCTGGGTGCACCGCTGGACCGCGGAAGAGGGCCGGCACGGCATCGTGATGCGCGACTACCTGCTCACCTCGCGTGCGGTCGACCCGGACAAGCTCGAGGAGTTCCGGATGGCGCACATGGCGGAGGGCTTCGAGTCCGACAACCGCCACTCGATGCTGCACTCCGTGGCGTACGTCGCCTTCCAGGAGCTCGCCACCCGCGTCTCGCACCGCAACACCGGCCACCAGTCCGGCGACCCGGTCTGCGACCGGATGCTGGCGCGGATCGCGACCGACGAGAACCTGCACATGGTCTTCTACCGCAACCTGCTGGGCGCGGCCTTCGAGCTCGCCCCGGATCTGACCATGGAGGCTGTGCGCGACGTCGTCGTCAACTTCCGGATGCCCGGGCACGGCATGCCCGGCTTCGAGCGGGCCGCCGCGCAGATGGCGATCGGCGAGATCTACAACATGCGCATTCACCACGACGACGTACTGCAGCCGGTGCTGCGCTTCCTCAAGGTGCTCGACATGGACGGTCTGGGCCCGGAGGGCCTGAAGGCGCAGGAAGAGCTCGGCCTCTACATGAACGGGCTGAACTCCGAGGCGTCGAAGTTCGACGAGAAGCTCGCGGCCCGCAAGGCGCGGATGCAGGCGCGCGCGGCCGGCTGAGGTCCGCGTCGAACGGGCGGCCGGCTCACCAGTCGGCCGCCTCGTAGTCCTTGAGAAAAACACCGGCGACCGGTGCGCCCGCCTCACCGCGCACGATCGGGTCGTAGACGCGGGCCGCTCCGTCCACGATGTCGAGCGGCGTCCGGATCCCGCCGGCGGCGATGCGCGCCTTGCGTGGCGCGGGGTTCTCGTCGGTGATCCAGCCGGTGTCGACACTGCACATATGGACCCCCTGGGCGGCGAGCCCCGGCCGCGCTCGTGCGGGTGAGCATGGCGGGGGCGCCTCAGCCCTGGCTTCGCTTGAGGCGGTAGCGCTCCTTCTCCGACAGCCCGCCCCACACTCCAAATCGCTCGTCGTGCGCCAGCGCGTACTGCAGGCACGGCACTCGCCCCTCGCACGCCCCGCACAACTGCTTCGCCTCCCGCGTCGACGAGCCCGGCGCCGGGAAGAAGAATTCCGGGCCCGCCTGGGCGCACAGCGCGGTCTCCTGCCAGGAGAGTTCCTGGCGTGTGGTGGTGTTGATCGGCATGCCGCACACGCTCCCCGGCCGCGATAAACGCCGGGTCAACGAAGCATCAACGTCCCCACGTGCACCATCGTTTCGGCGCCCGTCACCACGAATCCGGCCGGCTCAGTCGTCCTGCTGCACGCCCTGCATCAGCGCGAACCGCGCGCCCGCCGGGTCCGCCAGTTTCGCGAAGCGGCCGACGCCTTCCATGTCGACCGGGGCCATCCGGACGCTTCCGCCCAGTTGCTGCGCCGTGGCCACCGCCGCGTCGCAGTCCGTCACCTCGAAGTAGGGCAGCCAGTAGGGACCCTCCGTCTCGAGCGGGTCCGCGGCCAGCGGGACGATGCCGCCGAACATCGCTTCCGCGCCCGCGCCCGCCGGGTTGATCATCGTGTACGAGCCCGTGCCGTCGGGCAGCGGCATCATGGAGGTCTCCCAGCCGAACACGCCCTGGTAGAAGATGAGGCCCGCGCCCGGGTCCTCGGTGTAAAGCTCTGCCCAGCACAGCGTGTTGGGGTCGTTGACGGCGTCCAGGCCCTTGTTCTGGCCCGGCTGCCAGGTGGCGAAGGCCGCGCCCCCGGGGTCGGTGAAGACCGCCATGCGGCCGAGTTCGAAGACGTCCATCGGCTCGAACAGGACCGCGCCGCCGCCCGCCTGGACCGCTTTGGCCGTGCCGTCGGCGTCGGGCGACTGGAAGTAGACGGTCCAGCCGGGCCCGCCCTGTTCGGGGGTTACTGTCATGGCGCCCGCGACGGTCTTGCCGTCCACCTGGTACATGCCGTAGCCGCCGGCGTCTGGGCCCGCGGACTGGAAAGTCCAGCCGAACAGTCCGCCGTAGAAGGCAGTCGCCGCGTCGAGGTCGGGGGTGCCCAGGTCGATCCAGTTCGGGGAGCCCGTGACAAAACGGGTGCTGAGCATGGTGCGCTCCTTCGGGGTGATCCCGTTGTCCTGTCCTGCCCTGTGGTGCCGAGTCTGCTATCGACCCCCGACGCCCGCACCCAGTGCGCATCGCAGGCGGTCCGCACGATCGCGCTTTGAGAGCGCCGCCCCGGGGCCGCCGTCGTGCCGAGTTGGTGGTGCCGCCGACCGCGCCGCGGCCGTCGGCGCTCAGCCGGCGTTCTGTACGAAGCGGTCGAGAAGGGCCGCCAGGCCGGCGGCCAGCCCGTCGGGTCCGGCGTGCTCGGCGAGAGCGGGCGCGGTCCGGCGAAGAAGGGGAAGTTCCTGGACCGGCATGCGGTGCAGCCCGAGCCGGAAGGCGGGGTCGGTTTCTTCGGGGTTGTCCACCATGGCTCGCAGTTCCACGAAGATGTAACCGAGCACCCAGCTGTTGAACGCCCGGAAGGCCATCGAGGCCCTTTCCTCGTCCAGGCCTGCCTGTTCGAGCAGCTCCAGTACCCGCTCGTGGTCCATGAGGACCGCCAGCGGGCGCCGGGCCAGCGGAACCGCCAGCATGCGGGTGGCCAGGAGGGGAACCACCTGCGGGTGGGCAAGGGCGACCCGATAGGTCGCCTCGGCGATCCGGTGCAGCTCGGTGCGCCATTCCGGCTCCCCGGCCGGCGCGCCCGCACCTCCGGCCGCGGCTTCGCCCGGGCCGACGAGTTGATGGACAGCGGCATCGTCGGCCAGGTACTCCTGCAGCTCGATGAACAGGGCCTCCACCAGTCCGTCCAGGAGTGCGTCCTTGCTGGGTGCGTACCGGTACAGGGCCATGGCCTCGACGCCGAGCTCGGCTCCCACCCTGCGCATGCTCAGTGCCGAGAGCCCTTCGCGGTCGACGAGCTCCAGAGCGGTGGCCAGTACGCGTTCGCGGCTCAGCCGGCCGTAGTGGCCGCGATCCCCGGAGCGACGGCCGCCCTCTTTCCCCCCGCGCTCGGCGCCCTTGCCCTTCTTCGCCATGTCTTCCCTCCAGTCGCCGGAGCAAGTCGTCGTGGCTTCCCTCTTGACCGTAGACGCAAAAGAGACAAAAGTGTATGTATACGGCGTAAATATATAGCGTCGGCGCGGTTTGAGACAACAGGCGCCCATCCGGTCCCGGGCCCGCCCCTTGGACGGCCGGCGGAGACCTCCCCCCTAGGCACATCGCGCCCGAAGGAGAAGAGTCCATGCCCGAGCCGTCAATTGTCCTGGTCACAGGCGGCGCCGGTTTCATCGGAAGCCACACCTGTGTCGAACTCCTGGACCACGGCTACGAAGTCGTCGTGGTCGACGACTACTCCCACAGCTCACCCCTGGCCTGCACGCGCATCCAGCGGATCGCCGGCCGACGCCTGGCAGGCGTGTACGCGGTCGATATACGCGACCGGCGCGCGCTCTCGGCCATATTCCACCAGCACCGAGTGGACGCGGTGGTGCACCTCGCCGGAAAGCGGTCCGTCGACGAGTCCCTGCAGATGCCGATCGAGTACTACGACGTGAACGTCGGCGGCACCACCTCCCTACTGAGCGTGATGCAGGAGCACGGCGTCAGCCGGCTGGTCTTCTCCTCGTCCTGCTCCATCTACGGCAAGGCCGACGGCGCGCCGCTCACCGAGAACGCCCCG
This window of the Streptomyces sp. SLBN-118 genome carries:
- a CDS encoding ABC-F family ATP-binding cassette domain-containing protein, which encodes MSTAPTHITCSSLTFAWPDGTGVFDDFQLAVGPGRTGLIGLNGSGKSTLLKLIAAELTPTDGTVRTTGEVGYLAQDLVLDTALRVDEVLGIARTRAALHAIEAGDPSEEHFTTVGDDWDVEERAHATLDQLGLGRIGLERTIGEVSGGEGVLLRLAALLLARPGVLLLDEPTNNLDLYARRRLYEAVASWSGVMVVVSHDRELLERVDQIADLRDGEVRWYGGNFSAYEEALAVEQDAAERMVRVAEADMQRQKRELADSHVKLARRKRFGQKSYENRRVPKIIANARKAEAQVSAGKLRLMHEGRLAEARERLDEAVDAVRDDDEIRIELPFTTVHPGRDVLRLSELRLRYGAEVRGEFEIRGPERVALLGRNGAGKTTLLRTIAGELEPLAGEAVAQVPVRFLPQRLDVLDDELSVVENVARFAPDATNNRIRARLARFLFRGARADQLAGTLSGGERFRAALAALLLAEPAPQLVMLDEPTNNLDMASVRKLTAALESYEGALIVASHDVPFLDSIGITRRLLLDGELRDITPGEVREGAPGR
- a CDS encoding acyl-ACP desaturase — its product is MTITSPHLGSSEAWTDARLLYALEEVVEKELNRHLKVAKDWMPHEYVPFGDGRNFPGFFEDGQAWESEQSKVTDIGRIALVVNLLTEDNLPSYHHEIASLFGRDGAWGTWVHRWTAEEGRHGIVMRDYLLTSRAVDPDKLEEFRMAHMAEGFESDNRHSMLHSVAYVAFQELATRVSHRNTGHQSGDPVCDRMLARIATDENLHMVFYRNLLGAAFELAPDLTMEAVRDVVVNFRMPGHGMPGFERAAAQMAIGEIYNMRIHHDDVLQPVLRFLKVLDMDGLGPEGLKAQEELGLYMNGLNSEASKFDEKLAARKARMQARAAG
- a CDS encoding VOC family protein: MLSTRFVTGSPNWIDLGTPDLDAATAFYGGLFGWTFQSAGPDAGGYGMYQVDGKTVAGAMTVTPEQGGPGWTVYFQSPDADGTAKAVQAGGGAVLFEPMDVFELGRMAVFTDPGGAAFATWQPGQNKGLDAVNDPNTLCWAELYTEDPGAGLIFYQGVFGWETSMMPLPDGTGSYTMINPAGAGAEAMFGGIVPLAADPLETEGPYWLPYFEVTDCDAAVATAQQLGGSVRMAPVDMEGVGRFAKLADPAGARFALMQGVQQDD
- a CDS encoding TetR/AcrR family transcriptional regulator, yielding MAKKGKGAERGGKEGGRRSGDRGHYGRLSRERVLATALELVDREGLSALSMRRVGAELGVEAMALYRYAPSKDALLDGLVEALFIELQEYLADDAAVHQLVGPGEAAAGGAGAPAGEPEWRTELHRIAEATYRVALAHPQVVPLLATRMLAVPLARRPLAVLMDHERVLELLEQAGLDEERASMAFRAFNSWVLGYIFVELRAMVDNPEETDPAFRLGLHRMPVQELPLLRRTAPALAEHAGPDGLAAGLAALLDRFVQNAG
- a CDS encoding WhiB family transcriptional regulator gives rise to the protein MPINTTTRQELSWQETALCAQAGPEFFFPAPGSSTREAKQLCGACEGRVPCLQYALAHDERFGVWGGLSEKERYRLKRSQG
- a CDS encoding SsgA family sporulation/cell division regulator, yielding MSTVIEQAVQARLVASAPQMETVPATLRYDREDPFAVRMAFPPPATLEGNEVSWAFSRELLTAGVDGPAGVGDVRVRPFGFDRTVLEFHAPEGVAMVHIRTSEVRRFLKRVQGMVPRGREHIYLDLDHNLAELLRDAC
- the ddaH gene encoding dimethylargininase gives rise to the protein MPSRKALIRRPSPRLAEGLVTHVERSPVDVELALEQWETYAETLREHGWETVETEPADDCPDGVFIEDTVVMFRNVALIARPGAESRRPETAAVEETVARLGCSVNWVWEPGTLDGGDVLKVGDTIYVGRGGRTNAAGVQQLRATFEPLGARVVAVPVTKVLHLKSAVTALPDGAVIGYPPLVDTPTVFPRHLPVPEESGAHVVLLGGGKLLMAASAPKTAELFTDLGYQPVMVDISEFEKLEGCVTCLSVRVRDLYA